A single Anaeromyxobacter diazotrophicus DNA region contains:
- a CDS encoding Fic family protein, whose product MRSRYLDIDDRTQDLAELLRDRPAIAQDFTRMYELSWIYHDSALEGVVYSGQEIEVALAGQMLAEAGSMAMFRDIRNAKAAVEVVRAEASAKKLKITLPLVKQLNAALHAGNEARANADFRKDIPLHRAYFHEIVQPAQIPAQLAAVLELCETADFKAAHPIQRASRLQHGFMHVYPYTEGSGRIARLLANLILLHEGYQPCVIHTIDRQRYYESLKLAEPALRELMMDSMENALTSAEKYCREAAAAHRKLAR is encoded by the coding sequence ATGCGGAGCCGCTATCTCGACATCGACGATCGCACCCAGGACCTCGCGGAGCTGCTCCGCGATCGGCCCGCGATCGCACAGGATTTCACCCGGATGTACGAGCTGTCGTGGATTTACCACGACAGCGCGCTGGAGGGCGTCGTCTACAGCGGGCAGGAGATCGAGGTCGCGCTCGCCGGCCAGATGCTGGCCGAGGCCGGCAGCATGGCGATGTTCCGGGACATCCGGAACGCCAAGGCGGCGGTGGAGGTGGTCCGGGCCGAGGCCTCGGCCAAGAAGCTCAAGATCACGCTCCCGCTGGTGAAGCAGCTCAACGCCGCCCTGCACGCCGGCAACGAGGCGCGCGCCAACGCCGACTTCCGCAAGGACATCCCGCTGCACCGGGCCTACTTCCACGAGATCGTCCAGCCGGCGCAGATCCCGGCGCAGCTGGCGGCGGTGCTGGAGCTGTGCGAGACGGCGGACTTCAAGGCCGCCCACCCCATCCAGCGCGCGTCGAGGCTGCAGCACGGGTTCATGCACGTCTACCCGTACACCGAGGGCTCGGGCCGCATCGCGCGCCTCCTCGCGAACCTCATCCTGCTCCACGAGGGCTACCAGCCCTGCGTCATCCACACCATCGACCGGCAGCGCTACTACGAGTCGCTGAAGCTCGCCGAGCCGGCGCTGCGGGAGCTCATGATGGACTCGATGGAGAACGCGCTCACGAGCGCCGAGAAGTACTGCCGCGAGGCGGCGGCGGCCCACCGCAAGCTCGCCCGCTGA